The following proteins are encoded in a genomic region of Procambarus clarkii isolate CNS0578487 unplaced genomic scaffold, FALCON_Pclarkii_2.0 HiC_scaffold_275, whole genome shotgun sequence:
- the LOC138361280 gene encoding uncharacterized protein — MLHYLAYYKNKREILTEHTEELLCGIFPSYLSKDPNKYTIEEKHLSTKNKSGILALLKQGQKLCSDKLSDAKRLFGYQEEDVDVSEPYLELCDSEDDDDEDEDLLLN; from the exons atgctgcattatctcgcatattacaagaataagagagagattttaaccgaacatactgaagagttgttatgtggaatttttccttcatatctaagcaag gatcctaacaagtacactattgaagagaagcacctatcaaccaaaaataagagtggaatcttggctcttttgaagcaagggcaaaagttgtgttctgacaagctgagtgatgcaaagcgtttatttggataccaggaagaggatgttgatgtttccgagccctacctggagctttgtgacagtgaagatgatgatgatgaagatgaagatttactactaaactga